A single Sphingomonas sp. IW22 DNA region contains:
- a CDS encoding rhodanese-like domain-containing protein, translating to MWRALMLLVVAQSGNFDAAGYRIARYRSVVPSAPAGVTRIDVDTVRALQRREARLIDVTPAEGGHWDNARREWRLAEVHETIPGARWLPEAGRGDAPSGTIRWLLAAAPADKSQTVIVFCLADCWMSWNAARRLVAGGYRDVRWFADGIDGWRERGWALAPAKPAGGPDGPAIIPKV from the coding sequence GTGTGGCGCGCGCTGATGCTGCTGGTGGTGGCGCAGAGCGGCAATTTCGATGCCGCGGGCTATCGCATTGCGCGGTATCGCAGCGTCGTGCCCAGCGCCCCGGCCGGGGTGACGCGCATCGACGTCGACACCGTGCGTGCGCTTCAGCGCCGCGAGGCGCGCCTGATCGACGTGACACCGGCCGAAGGCGGGCATTGGGACAACGCCCGCCGCGAATGGCGCCTAGCCGAGGTTCATGAAACGATCCCCGGCGCGCGCTGGCTGCCCGAGGCGGGACGCGGCGACGCGCCGTCTGGCACGATTCGCTGGCTGCTGGCCGCCGCGCCTGCCGACAAAAGCCAGACCGTCATCGTCTTCTGCCTCGCCGACTGCTGGATGAGCTGGAACGCCGCACGTCGGCTGGTCGCGGGCGGATACCGCGACGTGCGCTGGTTCGCCGACGGGATCGACGGCTGGCGCGAACGCGGTTGGGCGCTTGCCCCGGCCAAGCCTGCGGGCGGCCCCGACGGCCCCGCCATTATACCAAAGGTCTAG
- a CDS encoding quinoprotein dehydrogenase-associated SoxYZ-like carrier, whose protein sequence is MMLAMLWLAPIAMAAALPADPLGSPMWADHARVLFAGAPVEFDRRVVVDMPMLAENQRVFPVAIDASALADVKRIVVLADLNPIPVAIDFAPTGAAPVVSVRIKLDQRTPVRAAVLTGDGRWHVNGAWIDAAGGGCSAPPVSRVKGDWAEHLGEVRARAVLVGMEARLRVAIRHPMDTGLVGNTPLYHVEELSVARGGAVLGSMKLWAAVAEDPAIGLIVPAGLGDMLTIRGRDTNGREIDGKVAVQALAAQ, encoded by the coding sequence ATGATGCTAGCGATGCTATGGCTGGCGCCGATTGCAATGGCGGCCGCGCTGCCCGCCGACCCGCTTGGCTCGCCTATGTGGGCCGATCATGCGCGCGTGCTGTTCGCGGGCGCGCCGGTCGAGTTCGACCGCCGCGTCGTTGTCGACATGCCGATGCTTGCCGAGAATCAGCGCGTCTTTCCGGTCGCGATCGACGCGAGCGCGCTCGCCGATGTGAAGCGCATCGTCGTCCTGGCCGACCTCAATCCCATTCCCGTCGCGATCGACTTTGCTCCCACCGGCGCGGCACCCGTCGTGTCGGTGCGGATCAAGCTGGACCAGCGGACGCCCGTGCGCGCCGCAGTGCTGACGGGGGACGGGCGCTGGCACGTCAACGGCGCATGGATCGATGCGGCGGGCGGCGGTTGTTCGGCGCCGCCGGTCAGCCGGGTCAAAGGCGATTGGGCAGAGCATCTGGGTGAGGTGCGCGCCCGCGCTGTGCTCGTCGGCATGGAGGCGCGGCTGCGCGTTGCGATTCGGCACCCGATGGACACCGGCCTCGTCGGCAACACGCCGCTCTATCATGTCGAGGAACTGTCGGTTGCGCGCGGTGGAGCGGTGCTCGGGTCGATGAAGCTCTGGGCCGCGGTCGCGGAGGATCCGGCGATCGGACTGATTGTGCCCGCCGGACTGGGCGACATGCTGACGATCCGGGGGCGCGACACCAACGGGCGCGAGATCGACGGCAAGGTCGCGGTGCAGGCGTTGGCCGCGCAATGA
- a CDS encoding PQQ-dependent catabolism-associated beta-propeller protein, which produces MRSLILAALIAVPAPALAETIYVSNERGNSITVIDVATMKPVATWPVGARPRGLTMSRDGKHLYVCASNDHAVQVIDRATGKVLHDLPSGEDPEQFALSIDGKTLFAANEDDAAVTAIDIAGRRVAFQVDVGVEPEGMATSPDGKWVVATSETDNKVHWIEIATARMAAETEVDQRPRHAEFTADGRELWVTSEIGGTLQIIDVATRNVAHSIAFKPPGVISDKVLPVGVRFTPDGRKALVALGRANMVAIVDTASRAVTHYVPVGQRVWHLGISRDGARAYAANGLSDTLSVIDIAKAREIAQIPTGDAPWGVVVAP; this is translated from the coding sequence ATGCGCAGCCTCATCCTCGCCGCCCTAATCGCGGTGCCCGCCCCCGCGCTTGCCGAGACGATCTACGTCTCGAACGAGCGCGGCAATTCCATCACCGTCATCGATGTGGCGACGATGAAGCCCGTCGCGACCTGGCCCGTCGGCGCGCGCCCGCGCGGCCTGACGATGAGCCGCGACGGCAAGCACCTGTATGTCTGCGCGTCGAACGACCATGCGGTGCAGGTGATCGACCGCGCGACGGGCAAGGTGCTTCACGACCTCCCATCGGGCGAGGATCCCGAACAGTTCGCGCTCTCGATCGACGGCAAGACGCTGTTCGCCGCCAACGAGGATGACGCCGCCGTCACCGCGATCGACATTGCCGGCCGCCGCGTCGCGTTTCAGGTCGACGTGGGGGTCGAGCCAGAGGGGATGGCGACCAGCCCTGACGGCAAATGGGTCGTCGCAACCTCCGAAACCGATAACAAGGTGCACTGGATCGAGATCGCTACGGCCAGGATGGCCGCCGAGACTGAGGTCGATCAGCGCCCCCGCCATGCCGAATTCACCGCCGACGGGCGCGAGCTGTGGGTCACGTCGGAGATCGGCGGCACGCTCCAGATCATCGACGTGGCGACGCGCAACGTCGCGCACAGCATCGCGTTCAAGCCGCCGGGCGTCATATCGGACAAGGTGCTGCCCGTCGGCGTCCGCTTCACCCCCGACGGCCGCAAGGCGCTGGTCGCGCTCGGCCGCGCCAACATGGTGGCGATCGTCGATACCGCGAGCCGCGCGGTGACGCACTATGTGCCCGTCGGCCAGCGCGTCTGGCACCTTGGTATCAGTCGCGATGGTGCGCGCGCCTATGCCGCCAACGGCCTTTCCGACACACTGTCGGTGATCGACATCGCCAAGGCGAGGGAAATCGCGCAGATTCCAACGGGTGACGCACCCTGGGGCGTGGTCGTCGCCCCCTGA
- a CDS encoding twin-arginine translocation signal domain-containing protein: MISRRGFVRGAAAAVVGVATAPLVAAPLAKIRALGVMRIAVYRDFAPWAAEREGKLVGIDVDLGKLIASKLGVRGEAIQYIADESVDDDLRNMVWRGSLLGQAPGDVMMHVPYDRVLGQRNDRAVLVAPYYRESFAMVCNRATTDCEVPPPQLKGKKLVAELDSIPDFYLSGSFGGVLRPSVTNRLSGEAAVAAVAAGEADAAVATRAQVEAGIKAAGDRLNLRKGPLPAMTSPGWNVGMAVRDDSRDLGDEIERVMEGLAKSGELAGVFAAHGVEYRPPLLT; the protein is encoded by the coding sequence ATGATCTCGCGTCGCGGCTTCGTACGCGGCGCGGCGGCGGCGGTTGTCGGCGTCGCCACCGCGCCCCTGGTGGCAGCGCCGCTGGCCAAGATCCGCGCGCTGGGCGTCATGCGGATCGCTGTCTATCGCGACTTCGCGCCCTGGGCGGCGGAGCGCGAAGGCAAGCTGGTCGGAATCGACGTCGATCTGGGCAAGCTTATCGCGTCGAAGCTGGGCGTGCGGGGAGAGGCGATCCAGTATATCGCCGACGAATCGGTCGATGACGACCTGCGCAACATGGTCTGGCGTGGGTCGCTTCTGGGGCAGGCGCCGGGCGATGTGATGATGCACGTGCCCTATGATCGCGTGCTCGGCCAGCGCAACGACCGCGCGGTCCTGGTTGCGCCCTATTACCGCGAAAGTTTTGCGATGGTCTGCAACCGCGCGACCACCGACTGCGAGGTGCCGCCACCGCAGCTGAAGGGCAAGAAGCTGGTCGCCGAACTCGACAGCATTCCCGACTTCTATCTGTCGGGGTCGTTCGGCGGGGTGTTGCGTCCCAGCGTCACGAACAGATTGTCGGGCGAGGCGGCGGTCGCCGCAGTCGCGGCTGGCGAGGCCGATGCAGCGGTCGCGACCCGCGCGCAGGTCGAGGCGGGGATCAAGGCGGCTGGCGATCGCCTGAACCTTCGCAAGGGGCCGCTGCCGGCGATGACCAGCCCCGGCTGGAATGTCGGCATGGCGGTGAGGGACGACAGCCGCGACCTGGGCGACGAGATCGAGCGGGTCATGGAGGGGCTTGCGAAGTCGGGCGAACTTGCCGGCGTTTTCGCCGCGCACGGCGTCGAGTATCGGCCGCCGCTCCTCACCTGA
- a CDS encoding quinoprotein relay system zinc metallohydrolase 1, producing the protein MRLARRTLLGGFAALPLAARAQPLDYRIEPVAVGEGMWIVRGADAPIERANGGAIANLAILAGDDAAILIDCGPSLRYGRALDAVVAKLTGRPVGHVFITHLHPDHGFAAGAFPKAEVAGTSELRRTLESTAAGYSDGMYRLLGDWMRGTEPVLPAASVTAGERVVAGRRLAFSPMAGHSPADLVVTDLTTGTVIAGDLVFHDRAPSTPDADLAMWRKALGTLAAMPHKGLLPGHGPFDPGGQVSIVQTLDWIDWLEASLRASVASGLDMVAAGAVAIPARFVGLKAARYELQRSVSHFYPRLEAEIFPRADAS; encoded by the coding sequence ATGAGGTTGGCGCGCCGGACGTTGCTCGGCGGGTTTGCCGCGCTGCCGCTGGCGGCGCGGGCGCAGCCGCTCGACTACCGTATCGAGCCGGTGGCGGTCGGCGAGGGGATGTGGATCGTGCGCGGGGCCGATGCGCCGATCGAGCGCGCCAATGGCGGCGCGATCGCCAATCTCGCGATCCTGGCGGGCGACGATGCAGCGATCCTGATCGATTGCGGGCCGTCGCTGCGCTACGGGCGGGCGCTGGATGCGGTGGTCGCGAAGCTGACAGGCAGGCCGGTCGGGCATGTGTTCATAACGCACCTCCACCCCGATCACGGTTTCGCCGCGGGAGCATTCCCCAAGGCCGAGGTGGCGGGGACGTCCGAATTGCGGCGCACGCTCGAATCGACGGCAGCCGGCTATTCGGACGGCATGTACCGCCTGCTCGGCGACTGGATGCGCGGGACCGAGCCGGTGCTGCCCGCCGCCAGCGTGACGGCGGGCGAGCGGGTGGTGGCGGGGCGGCGGCTCGCTTTTTCGCCGATGGCGGGACACAGCCCGGCCGACCTGGTCGTCACCGACCTGACGACGGGGACGGTGATCGCGGGCGACCTGGTCTTTCACGACCGCGCGCCGTCGACGCCCGATGCCGATCTGGCGATGTGGCGAAAGGCGCTGGGGACATTGGCGGCGATGCCGCACAAGGGGCTGCTGCCGGGGCATGGGCCGTTCGATCCGGGCGGGCAGGTGTCGATCGTGCAGACGCTCGACTGGATCGACTGGCTGGAAGCGAGCCTTCGCGCCTCGGTCGCGTCCGGCCTCGACATGGTGGCGGCGGGCGCGGTCGCGATCCCGGCGCGGTTTGTGGGGTTGAAGGCGGCGCGCTACGAGCTCCAGCGCTCGGTCTCGCACTTCTACCCGCGGCTTGAGGCCGAAATCTTCCCCCGCGCCGACGCAAGTTGA
- a CDS encoding methanol/ethanol family PQQ-dependent dehydrogenase, which translates to MAREDVKPAAPAALAAAAAGPTDADILNDEQTPGDVLTYGMGLRGQRFSPLTKLTASNVSKLVPAFSASLGGEKQRGQEAQPIVYDGMIYVTGSYSRLFAFDARTGEEKWQYDARLPDGIMPCCDVVNRGAAIYGDKIIFGTLDAHLVALNRMTGKVIWNKKLADYQAGYSFTAAPMIVNGKVIYGNSGGEFGVVGKVEARDVNTGELIWSRPTIEGHMGELGGKPSTMTGKLNATWQGNQWENGGGATWLGGTYDPDTKLIYMGTGNPAPWNSHLRPGNNLYTSSTLALDPETGEIKWYYQTTPHDGWDFDGVNEFISFDAGGRKLGAKADRNGYFFVLDRTNGKFVSAKPFVSKTTWATGFTKDGKPIYVDANRPGPPTTEKGTTVFAAPSFLGGKNWMPMAYSQQTGLFYIPANEWGMDIWNEPIAYKKGAAYLGAGFTIKPLYEDHIGVLRAMDPMTGKIVWEYKNKAPLWGGVLTTAGNLVFTGTPEGFLKAFDAKTGKELWKFNTGSGVVGSPVTWEQDGEQYVAVMSGWGGAVPLWGGEVAKSVGHINQGGSLWVFKLPKA; encoded by the coding sequence ATGGCGCGCGAAGATGTGAAACCTGCAGCGCCCGCAGCACTTGCGGCGGCGGCGGCTGGGCCGACCGACGCCGACATCCTCAATGACGAGCAAACGCCCGGCGACGTCCTCACCTATGGCATGGGCCTTCGCGGGCAGCGTTTCAGCCCGCTGACCAAGCTGACCGCTTCGAACGTGTCGAAGCTGGTCCCCGCCTTCTCCGCGTCGCTGGGCGGCGAGAAGCAGCGCGGGCAGGAAGCGCAGCCCATCGTCTATGACGGCATGATCTATGTCACCGGCTCCTACTCGCGCCTTTTCGCGTTCGACGCGCGCACGGGCGAGGAGAAGTGGCAGTATGACGCACGCCTGCCCGACGGCATCATGCCGTGCTGCGACGTCGTCAATCGCGGCGCCGCCATCTATGGCGACAAGATCATTTTCGGCACACTCGACGCGCATCTGGTCGCGCTCAACCGGATGACGGGGAAGGTCATCTGGAACAAGAAGCTCGCCGATTACCAGGCGGGCTACAGCTTCACCGCCGCGCCGATGATCGTGAACGGCAAGGTGATCTATGGCAATTCGGGCGGCGAGTTCGGCGTCGTCGGCAAGGTCGAGGCACGCGACGTCAACACGGGCGAGCTCATCTGGTCCCGCCCGACGATCGAGGGCCATATGGGCGAGCTGGGTGGCAAGCCTTCGACCATGACGGGCAAGCTCAACGCGACCTGGCAAGGCAATCAGTGGGAGAATGGCGGCGGCGCCACCTGGCTTGGCGGCACCTATGATCCCGATACCAAGCTCATCTACATGGGCACCGGCAACCCGGCGCCGTGGAACAGTCACCTGCGCCCCGGCAACAACCTGTACACGTCCTCGACGCTGGCGCTCGATCCGGAGACCGGCGAAATCAAATGGTATTACCAGACGACGCCGCATGACGGCTGGGATTTCGACGGGGTGAACGAGTTCATCTCGTTCGATGCGGGCGGCAGGAAACTGGGCGCCAAGGCCGATCGGAACGGTTATTTCTTCGTGCTCGACCGCACCAACGGCAAGTTCGTGTCGGCGAAACCCTTTGTATCGAAGACGACTTGGGCGACGGGCTTCACCAAGGACGGCAAGCCGATCTACGTCGACGCGAACCGCCCCGGCCCGCCGACGACCGAAAAGGGGACGACGGTGTTCGCCGCGCCCAGCTTCCTCGGCGGCAAGAACTGGATGCCGATGGCGTACAGCCAGCAGACGGGCCTATTCTACATCCCCGCTAACGAATGGGGGATGGACATCTGGAACGAGCCGATCGCCTATAAGAAGGGCGCCGCCTATCTTGGCGCAGGCTTCACGATCAAGCCGCTTTACGAGGATCACATCGGCGTCCTGCGCGCGATGGACCCGATGACGGGGAAGATCGTCTGGGAATACAAGAACAAGGCGCCGCTGTGGGGCGGGGTGCTGACGACGGCGGGTAACCTTGTCTTCACTGGCACGCCCGAGGGCTTCCTCAAAGCGTTCGATGCCAAGACCGGCAAGGAATTGTGGAAGTTCAACACCGGGTCGGGTGTCGTCGGGTCGCCCGTCACCTGGGAGCAGGACGGCGAGCAATATGTCGCGGTGATGTCGGGCTGGGGCGGTGCGGTGCCGCTCTGGGGCGGCGAGGTCGCCAAGTCGGTCGGCCACATCAACCAGGGCGGCTCGCTCTGGGTGTTCAAGCTGCCCAAGGCATGA
- the pedF gene encoding cytochrome c-550 PedF: protein MMIRRYGRAATIAAALLFTTTFSLKVTAHDNVTPQPVDTSKLADIGEEWRTVNPYRGNPDAIKIGESAYGGNCARCHGLEAISGGIAPDLRYLEVGEAGDEWFISRYRHGASRDGKVFMPPFGDVIGQKAGWAIRSWLDTKHQES from the coding sequence ATGATGATAAGGCGTTATGGGCGGGCCGCGACGATTGCGGCGGCGCTCCTGTTCACTACCACCTTTTCGCTCAAGGTCACCGCACACGACAATGTGACGCCGCAGCCGGTCGATACGTCGAAGCTGGCTGATATCGGCGAGGAATGGCGGACGGTGAACCCCTATCGCGGCAATCCCGACGCCATCAAGATCGGCGAATCGGCCTATGGCGGCAACTGCGCGCGCTGCCACGGGCTTGAGGCGATCAGCGGCGGCATAGCCCCCGACCTTCGCTATCTCGAGGTCGGCGAGGCGGGGGACGAGTGGTTCATCAGTCGCTATCGCCACGGCGCCTCGCGCGACGGAAAGGTGTTCATGCCACCCTTTGGCGACGTCATTGGGCAGAAGGCGGGCTGGGCTATCCGCTCGTGGCTCGACACCAAGCATCAGGAGTCCTGA
- a CDS encoding response regulator transcription factor, with translation MDRVLIADDHPLVRDGLRAVISLAFEGCELFEAATLDEALGVLGEGAEFDLVLLDLNMPGATGFDGLDRMVTQFPATPVVVVSGSHTAALVRGALAHGAAGFVPKSLRRSAIAEALRAVLDGEVYVPADIAEEITTEDAAEASIRRRIDLLTPQQRIVFGLMVAGRLNKQIAYELDVSMTTVKAHVSAVLAKLEVFNRTQAVILANRVGFPPVIPTRK, from the coding sequence GTGGACCGCGTGCTCATCGCCGACGATCACCCGCTGGTCCGCGACGGGCTGCGCGCGGTGATCTCCCTTGCGTTCGAGGGGTGCGAATTGTTCGAGGCGGCGACGCTGGACGAGGCGCTGGGCGTATTGGGCGAGGGGGCCGAGTTCGACCTTGTGCTGCTCGACCTCAACATGCCCGGCGCCACCGGTTTCGACGGACTTGACCGCATGGTGACGCAGTTTCCCGCAACGCCCGTCGTCGTCGTGTCGGGGTCGCATACCGCGGCTCTGGTGCGCGGCGCGCTTGCCCACGGGGCGGCGGGGTTCGTGCCGAAGTCGCTCCGCCGTTCGGCGATTGCGGAGGCGCTCCGCGCGGTGCTCGACGGCGAGGTCTATGTCCCCGCCGACATCGCCGAGGAGATCACGACCGAAGATGCTGCCGAAGCGAGCATTCGCCGCCGCATCGACCTGCTCACCCCGCAGCAGCGCATCGTCTTTGGCCTGATGGTCGCGGGTCGGCTGAACAAGCAGATCGCCTATGAGCTCGACGTGTCGATGACGACGGTAAAGGCACATGTGTCGGCGGTGCTGGCGAAGCTTGAAGTCTTCAACCGGACACAGGCGGTGATCCTGGCGAACCGGGTAGGCTTCCCGCCGGTGATCCCGACGCGGAAGTGA
- a CDS encoding porin encodes MRSTARWLSATMLAVCLTGFATPASAQTATRDLLQKLKEKGILSDEEYDALIAREAAAPAPASNATVTTGTPASPQQAAAQALDDKRAVRMTESGVGFEMGGVQLKFSGSVNGFYVHDNGDGGGPDSTVVGGLATVGGNSSSIRNGLLPGFFKVDVTANQGGWDVGAHFGMYPGINSVTGVGGANSAGSPTALSTSGIDYRQTYLTFGKAGFGEIKIGRDIGLFASEAILNDITLLASGTPAGNVAPSNTTLGRIGIGYIYTDFQPQITYTSPKFGGLQFSAGVFQPLTTIGETEYNDTPGFQGKIVYDYAGGGFGAHVWASGIIQNHDGIGGSPSYTGRAFDVGAKLTAGPASLLGYYYMGTGVGTTGLFILSTDALGRKRDSNGFYVQGTYAIGKVTLGASYGASYLDLADGEVNPVLLDSNSSWVGQVRYGLTSWVTLLGEYTRTRAEAQNNNRATSNALALGAILFF; translated from the coding sequence ATGCGATCCACCGCGCGGTGGCTTTCGGCCACCATGCTTGCCGTGTGCCTGACGGGATTTGCAACCCCCGCCTCGGCCCAGACGGCCACCCGCGACCTGCTTCAAAAGCTGAAGGAAAAGGGCATCCTCTCCGACGAGGAGTATGACGCCCTGATAGCGCGGGAAGCGGCGGCGCCCGCGCCGGCGAGCAACGCCACCGTCACCACCGGCACCCCCGCCTCGCCGCAGCAGGCCGCCGCACAGGCGCTCGACGACAAGCGCGCGGTGCGGATGACCGAAAGCGGCGTCGGGTTCGAAATGGGCGGGGTGCAACTCAAATTCTCAGGCTCGGTCAACGGCTTCTACGTCCACGACAATGGCGACGGGGGCGGGCCGGACAGCACCGTCGTCGGCGGGCTTGCAACGGTCGGCGGCAACAGCTCGTCGATCCGCAACGGCCTGCTTCCCGGCTTCTTCAAGGTCGATGTGACCGCCAACCAGGGCGGTTGGGACGTCGGCGCACATTTCGGCATGTATCCGGGCATCAACAGCGTGACGGGCGTCGGCGGCGCCAATTCGGCGGGCAGCCCCACCGCGCTCTCGACCTCGGGCATCGATTACCGCCAGACCTACCTCACCTTCGGCAAGGCCGGGTTCGGGGAGATCAAGATCGGCCGCGACATCGGCCTGTTCGCGTCGGAAGCGATCCTCAACGACATCACCCTCCTCGCCAGCGGCACCCCGGCGGGCAACGTCGCGCCGTCGAATACGACGCTGGGGCGGATCGGCATCGGCTACATCTACACCGACTTCCAGCCGCAGATCACCTATACCAGCCCCAAATTCGGCGGGCTTCAGTTCTCGGCGGGCGTGTTCCAGCCGCTGACGACGATCGGGGAGACCGAATATAACGACACGCCGGGTTTCCAGGGCAAGATCGTCTACGACTATGCCGGCGGCGGGTTCGGGGCGCATGTCTGGGCATCGGGCATCATCCAGAACCATGACGGGATCGGCGGCTCGCCGAGCTATACCGGCCGCGCGTTCGACGTGGGCGCAAAGCTGACCGCCGGACCCGCCAGCCTGCTCGGCTATTATTACATGGGCACGGGCGTCGGGACGACGGGGCTGTTCATCCTCTCGACCGACGCGCTGGGGCGCAAGCGCGACAGCAACGGCTTCTACGTCCAGGGCACCTATGCGATCGGCAAGGTGACGCTGGGGGCAAGCTATGGCGCGAGCTATCTCGACCTTGCCGATGGCGAGGTGAACCCGGTGCTTCTCGACAGCAATTCCAGCTGGGTTGGTCAGGTCCGCTACGGCCTGACGAGCTGGGTCACGCTGCTCGGCGAATACACGCGCACGCGGGCCGAGGCGCAGAACAACAACCGCGCGACCAGCAATGCGCTGGCGCTGGGCGCGATCCTGTTCTTCTGA
- a CDS encoding NahK/ErcS family hybrid sensor histidine kinase/response regulator — protein sequence MARRAPSPADLEIEALRAENAKLRRINGVLMDRVERSTDLQGNAFSLFETAITLESKVQARTRDLEQALGALAASNAALTLARDEATEARARLADAIESMSEGFAIFDAEDRLVLCNRTYLDFWPRIADRILPGMRFDEIARLIGDDRAALGAMVSPDRWLSERLAQHSVASGSHVHALADGRWIQVNELRTSEGGIVGIYNDITEIKASDARERARELAQKSVLLQATLDNIRLGVCVYDADRRLIAWNRSLLAVIGLPVDGIPRIASHDGLVATCAELNGPLEDGEPLSWLSAGEIVTARRHASGRSIEVRRSAMPDGGMVMSFEDITERLRAAEALEARVAERTADIAAVNEQLTAQVRERIAAEEAMREAMQTAEEANRSKTRFLAAASHDLLQPLNAARLFVSALGERRLATANAGLVRQIDSALDSVEDLLESLLEISKLDAGAVRPNIIDFPLAETMRHLRAEFTPLARERGLALTFDDSCDAWIRSDPRLLRRIVQNFISNALRYTDTGGVTVRCRGAASVLRIEVIDTGPGIEPAHHREIFAEFRRLDRDRPVKGIGLGLAIVERAGRMLGHPIGLESQPGGGATFSVTVPLGRAQAVDTATTPAVMRGGLAGRTVLVLDNEEAILSGMNVILTGWGCHAICVADREAAVAAAGHGGIDAIVADYHLDAGDTGDAVVRALGLGIPTIIVTADRTAELKDRLRGEGFHWLNKPVKPAQLRALLSAIVR from the coding sequence ATGGCACGCCGCGCGCCCTCCCCCGCCGATTTGGAGATCGAGGCGCTGCGCGCCGAGAACGCCAAGCTTCGCCGGATCAACGGCGTGCTGATGGACCGGGTCGAGCGATCGACCGACCTTCAGGGCAATGCCTTCTCCCTGTTCGAAACCGCGATCACCCTCGAATCAAAGGTGCAGGCACGCACCCGCGACCTCGAACAGGCGCTTGGCGCGCTCGCCGCCAGCAATGCCGCCCTCACCCTCGCCCGCGACGAGGCGACCGAGGCGCGCGCGCGCCTTGCCGACGCGATCGAGAGCATGAGCGAGGGGTTTGCGATCTTCGATGCCGAGGATCGGCTGGTGCTGTGCAACCGCACCTATCTGGACTTCTGGCCGCGGATCGCCGACCGCATCCTTCCCGGCATGCGCTTCGACGAGATCGCGCGGCTGATCGGCGACGACCGCGCGGCGCTGGGGGCGATGGTTTCGCCCGATCGCTGGCTGTCCGAGCGGCTGGCACAGCATTCGGTGGCGAGTGGCAGTCATGTCCACGCGCTCGCCGACGGCCGATGGATCCAGGTCAACGAACTGCGCACCAGCGAAGGCGGCATCGTCGGTATCTATAACGACATTACCGAGATCAAGGCGTCGGACGCGCGCGAGCGCGCACGCGAACTGGCGCAGAAGTCGGTGCTGCTCCAGGCGACGCTCGACAATATCCGCCTCGGCGTCTGCGTGTACGATGCCGATCGCCGGCTGATCGCGTGGAACCGCTCGCTGCTCGCGGTCATCGGCCTGCCCGTCGACGGCATCCCGCGCATCGCCTCGCATGACGGGCTGGTCGCTACTTGCGCCGAGCTCAACGGCCCCTTGGAGGATGGCGAGCCCTTGAGCTGGCTGTCGGCGGGCGAGATCGTGACCGCGCGCCGCCACGCCAGCGGCCGCTCGATCGAGGTACGCCGATCGGCCATGCCCGACGGCGGCATGGTCATGAGCTTCGAGGACATCACCGAACGCCTGCGCGCCGCAGAGGCCTTGGAGGCCCGCGTCGCCGAACGCACCGCCGATATCGCGGCGGTCAACGAACAGCTTACCGCGCAGGTACGCGAACGCATCGCCGCCGAAGAAGCCATGCGTGAGGCGATGCAGACGGCGGAGGAAGCGAACCGGTCCAAGACCCGCTTCCTCGCCGCCGCCAGCCACGACCTGCTCCAGCCGCTCAACGCCGCACGGCTGTTCGTGTCGGCACTTGGCGAACGGCGGCTTGCGACCGCCAATGCCGGGCTCGTCCGCCAGATCGACTCCGCGCTCGATTCGGTGGAGGACCTGCTCGAATCGCTACTGGAAATCTCGAAGCTCGATGCCGGCGCCGTGCGGCCCAACATCATCGACTTCCCGTTGGCGGAAACGATGCGCCACCTGCGCGCCGAATTCACGCCGCTGGCGCGCGAGCGCGGGCTCGCGCTGACCTTCGACGACAGCTGCGACGCCTGGATCCGGTCGGACCCGCGGCTGCTGCGGCGCATCGTCCAGAACTTCATCTCGAACGCGCTGCGCTATACCGACACCGGCGGCGTCACCGTCCGCTGCCGCGGCGCCGCGAGCGTGCTGCGGATCGAGGTGATTGATACCGGCCCCGGTATCGAGCCCGCGCATCACCGGGAGATCTTCGCCGAGTTCCGCCGCCTCGACCGCGACCGGCCGGTGAAGGGCATTGGCCTCGGCCTCGCAATCGTGGAGCGTGCGGGAAGGATGCTCGGCCACCCGATCGGCCTCGAATCCCAGCCGGGGGGCGGCGCCACGTTTTCGGTCACGGTGCCGCTCGGCCGCGCGCAGGCGGTCGATACCGCGACAACGCCCGCGGTGATGCGCGGGGGCCTGGCCGGGCGCACCGTCCTCGTCCTCGACAACGAGGAAGCGATCCTGTCGGGAATGAATGTGATCCTGACCGGCTGGGGCTGCCACGCGATCTGCGTCGCCGACCGCGAGGCAGCGGTCGCGGCGGCGGGGCACGGCGGGATCGACGCGATCGTCGCGGACTATCACCTCGATGCCGGCGACACCGGTGACGCGGTCGTGCGCGCACTGGGCCTTGGCATCCCCACGATCATCGTCACCGCCGACCGGACCGCCGAACTCAAGGACCGGTTGCGCGGCGAGGGCTTCCACTGGCTCAACAAGCCGGTGAAGCCCGCGCAGCTGCGGGCACTCCTCAGCGCGATCGTGCGCTAG